One window from the genome of Haladaptatus paucihalophilus DX253 encodes:
- a CDS encoding aminopeptidase, translating to MSLDDAARTAVEQCMALEADESCAIITDDKRWDIGKALYDTASEITDDVTITRYPVGTQHGEEPPASVAAAMAAADVVLAPTTKSLSHTRARGDANEEGARIATLPGITKEVMITGLAADYETIDQHCTDVLAQVEGAEEIRVTTEAGTDITFEPGDREWYDDTGLCHDPGDFTNLPAGEVFVSPENVNGRYVVDGTMRPHGLLEEGQTLEFEVEDGYVTSISDDEIRAQVETASEEVGQDAYNLAELGIGTNVAVSELVGSVLLDEKAGGTVHIAIGDDAGIGGDTDAPLHLDGIIREPTVYADGEEVELPQP from the coding sequence ATGAGTCTGGACGACGCCGCGAGAACCGCCGTCGAGCAGTGTATGGCACTCGAAGCGGACGAATCGTGTGCGATAATCACCGACGACAAGCGCTGGGACATCGGCAAGGCGCTGTACGATACCGCGAGCGAGATTACCGACGACGTGACGATTACGCGCTATCCCGTCGGAACTCAGCACGGTGAGGAGCCGCCCGCCTCCGTCGCCGCCGCGATGGCCGCCGCCGACGTCGTTCTCGCGCCGACCACGAAAAGCCTCAGCCACACGCGCGCCCGAGGAGACGCGAACGAGGAAGGCGCGCGAATTGCCACCCTCCCCGGCATCACGAAGGAAGTGATGATCACCGGACTCGCGGCCGACTACGAGACCATCGACCAGCACTGCACGGACGTGCTCGCGCAAGTCGAAGGTGCCGAGGAAATCCGCGTCACGACCGAGGCCGGAACCGACATCACCTTCGAACCCGGCGACCGCGAGTGGTACGACGACACCGGCCTCTGTCACGACCCCGGCGACTTCACCAACCTCCCCGCGGGCGAGGTGTTCGTCAGCCCCGAGAACGTCAACGGCCGCTACGTCGTGGACGGAACCATGCGCCCGCACGGCCTCCTCGAAGAGGGACAAACCCTCGAATTCGAAGTCGAGGACGGCTACGTCACGAGTATCAGCGACGACGAGATTCGCGCTCAGGTCGAAACTGCATCAGAGGAAGTCGGCCAAGACGCCTACAACCTCGCCGAACTCGGCATCGGAACCAACGTCGCGGTGTCCGAACTCGTCGGCTCCGTCCTACTGGACGAGAAGGCTGGCGGAACGGTCCACATCGCCATCGGCGACGACGCGGGAATCGGCGGCGACACGGACGCCCCGCTTCACTTGGACGGCATCATTCGGGAACCGACGGTGTACGCTGATGGCGAAGAGGTCGAACTGCCACAGCCCTAA
- a CDS encoding CHY zinc finger protein, translating to MRIIHGTAIHGVDVDAETRCAHYDTERDVIAIRFACCEEYYPCFRCHDAVADHPREPWPEDEQDTEAVLCGVCGAEMTITAYLDCGSRCPDCGAAFNPGCANHYELYFDG from the coding sequence ATGCGAATCATCCACGGAACCGCGATCCACGGCGTCGATGTGGACGCCGAGACCCGTTGTGCGCACTACGACACCGAGCGGGACGTAATCGCCATTCGGTTCGCGTGTTGTGAGGAATACTATCCCTGCTTTCGGTGTCACGACGCGGTTGCCGACCATCCGCGGGAACCGTGGCCCGAAGACGAACAAGACACGGAGGCGGTGCTGTGCGGCGTTTGCGGCGCGGAAATGACGATTACCGCGTACCTCGACTGCGGTTCGCGCTGTCCGGACTGCGGTGCGGCGTTCAATCCGGGGTGTGCGAACCACTACGAGTTGTATTTCGACGGGTGA
- a CDS encoding HVO_0476 family zinc finger protein — MSDTAERVAVVCPSCSPDLETVHEVLKPGGQATVRCTECDHVHKTKIEEETTEEIDVVVSQEGESFTAKADVPVEENLAVGEEFVLETDEAIFVVRITSLEQDQNRRVEESLAPDVETIWTRAVDNVSVNVTIHPNDGRRDNSRSVKVSIPGDYEFVVGETEELADEEFTIDGILVTDDASGYDHDRLDFDGDAVLAKDVKRIYAEDEGSTAWSAW; from the coding sequence ATGAGCGATACAGCGGAACGTGTGGCAGTCGTCTGCCCATCCTGTTCCCCCGATTTGGAGACGGTTCACGAGGTCCTCAAACCGGGTGGACAGGCGACGGTACGATGCACAGAGTGCGACCACGTTCACAAGACGAAAATCGAGGAGGAGACAACCGAGGAAATAGATGTCGTCGTCTCGCAGGAAGGCGAGTCGTTCACCGCGAAGGCCGACGTTCCGGTCGAGGAGAACCTCGCCGTCGGCGAGGAGTTCGTCCTCGAAACCGACGAGGCCATCTTCGTCGTCAGGATTACCAGCCTCGAACAGGACCAAAATCGCCGCGTCGAGGAATCGCTCGCACCCGACGTCGAAACCATCTGGACGCGCGCCGTGGACAACGTGAGCGTCAACGTCACGATTCACCCCAACGACGGCCGTCGGGACAATTCCCGAAGCGTCAAGGTGAGCATTCCCGGCGACTACGAGTTCGTCGTCGGCGAAACCGAGGAACTGGCGGACGAGGAGTTCACCATCGACGGCATCCTCGTCACGGACGACGCCTCCGGCTACGACCACGACCGTCTCGACTTCGACGGCGACGCCGTGCTCGCCAAGGACGTGAAACGGATTTACGCCGAGGACGAGGGTTCGACCGCGTGGTCCGCGTGGTAA
- a CDS encoding class I SAM-dependent methyltransferase: protein MDYRELCLLWAARETGIIDAVMFRAGTPAEVAAETDVTERAARITLSAMTELGFLERVDGEYEATNRALGLFAKTDVRSIGTVPHQMDCLDRWFALPETMRTGRPPEPSDEWTANFMGAMATIDDATVRTCVTEAVHENPDAERVLDIGGGPGSFSKEFAHRGYDVTLFDQSDVIDVDRTFLEHEPIELVPGDATDDLPTGFDLAFCSRVAHALGPAENRALSKNVYDALEPGGVAVFIDKVRGWADDAALFGAHMLAQTENGDTYTEDQFEGWFDDAGFDDFEIRDVPGTNQQAIVGYRPRH, encoded by the coding sequence ATGGACTACCGAGAACTCTGTTTACTGTGGGCTGCCCGCGAGACCGGCATCATCGATGCCGTCATGTTCCGCGCCGGAACGCCCGCAGAAGTCGCCGCCGAAACAGACGTTACCGAGCGCGCCGCCCGAATCACGCTCTCCGCGATGACCGAATTGGGTTTTCTCGAACGCGTCGACGGCGAATACGAGGCGACCAACCGGGCGCTCGGGTTGTTCGCCAAAACGGACGTGCGTTCCATCGGGACGGTGCCACACCAGATGGACTGTCTCGACCGCTGGTTCGCGCTTCCCGAGACGATGCGAACCGGACGTCCGCCCGAGCCATCCGACGAGTGGACGGCGAACTTCATGGGCGCGATGGCGACAATCGATGACGCGACGGTTCGGACGTGTGTCACGGAAGCGGTTCACGAGAACCCCGACGCGGAGCGCGTCCTCGATATCGGCGGCGGCCCCGGTAGTTTCTCGAAGGAATTCGCCCATCGCGGCTACGACGTGACGTTGTTCGACCAGTCCGACGTCATCGATGTCGACCGGACGTTCCTCGAACACGAACCCATCGAACTCGTTCCCGGCGACGCGACCGACGACCTTCCGACCGGGTTCGACCTCGCGTTCTGCTCGCGGGTCGCACACGCGCTCGGTCCGGCCGAAAACCGCGCGCTCTCGAAGAACGTCTACGACGCCCTCGAACCCGGCGGCGTCGCCGTCTTCATCGACAAGGTTCGAGGGTGGGCCGACGACGCGGCGCTGTTCGGCGCACACATGCTCGCACAGACGGAGAACGGCGATACGTACACCGAAGACCAGTTCGAAGGCTGGTTCGATGACGCCGGGTTCGATGACTTCGAGATTCGGGACGTTCCGGGAACGAACCAGCAAGCCATCGTCGGCTACAGGCCGCGCCATTGA
- a CDS encoding protein-L-isoaspartate O-methyltransferase family protein translates to MEPTVLRDDMVASLEHEMKGLVRSEHVGLALRTVPRHEFVPLEASDGAYSDRSFDHRGTRILSPSTVARLMEALDVREDDSVLVVGAGVGYTSAVLAEIVGEQNVHAVDITRTMVYEARQNLGSSGYGGVFVDCRDGADGLPEYAPFDRILVEAAAIEPPRTLVEQLTADGRLVIPLGGGIQRLTAVERASDGTPDIGREFGTVAFAPLLVDGEQSDTIERNRTTREDREFADRNAQARHGWEHEWIDWDGYS, encoded by the coding sequence ATGGAACCGACGGTGCTGCGCGACGATATGGTCGCCAGCCTCGAACACGAGATGAAGGGGCTCGTCCGGAGCGAGCACGTCGGTCTCGCGCTCCGAACGGTCCCTCGTCACGAATTCGTCCCCCTCGAAGCCAGCGACGGCGCGTACTCCGACCGGTCGTTCGACCACCGGGGGACGCGAATACTGTCCCCGAGCACCGTCGCCCGACTGATGGAAGCTCTCGACGTTCGTGAGGACGATTCCGTCCTCGTCGTGGGTGCGGGCGTCGGCTACACGTCCGCGGTGCTGGCCGAAATCGTGGGCGAGCAGAACGTCCACGCGGTCGATATCACGCGAACCATGGTCTACGAGGCGCGGCAGAACCTCGGTTCGTCGGGCTACGGCGGCGTCTTCGTCGACTGCCGCGACGGTGCCGATGGCCTGCCCGAGTACGCACCGTTCGACCGCATCCTCGTCGAGGCGGCGGCCATCGAACCGCCGCGCACCCTCGTCGAACAGCTGACAGCGGACGGCCGGTTGGTGATTCCGCTGGGCGGAGGGATACAGCGGTTGACCGCCGTCGAACGCGCTTCGGACGGAACTCCCGACATCGGACGTGAGTTCGGCACCGTCGCGTTCGCCCCGCTCCTCGTCGATGGCGAGCAGTCGGACACCATCGAGCGCAACCGCACTACTCGGGAGGACCGCGAGTTCGCGGACCGCAACGCCCAAGCCCGCCACGGTTGGGAACACGAGTGGATCGACTGGGACGGATACAGCTAA
- a CDS encoding Ig-like domain-containing protein — translation MSVRQRLRTRRTNRKLQLFRSDDRAIEGLPIRLVIALVVGVASLSVMMNMLSGLNGLAVSELDAKPTPEVVQPGHQSVDISVIDSDGKPVSGATVVVKGDSATLEHIQTATTGKNGGATLSLDPELGPNQEDGTLEIDIKPPAGSEFADKRANTQILVVAD, via the coding sequence ATGTCTGTGCGTCAACGGCTTCGGACGAGGCGAACCAACCGCAAACTGCAACTGTTCCGGTCGGACGACCGAGCCATCGAAGGACTGCCGATTCGGCTGGTCATCGCGCTCGTCGTGGGGGTCGCCAGTTTAAGTGTCATGATGAACATGCTGTCGGGACTCAACGGATTGGCGGTGAGCGAACTCGACGCGAAACCGACCCCGGAAGTAGTTCAACCGGGCCACCAGTCGGTCGATATCTCCGTCATCGATTCGGACGGCAAACCGGTGTCGGGGGCGACCGTCGTCGTGAAAGGGGACTCCGCCACGTTGGAACACATCCAGACGGCGACGACCGGAAAGAACGGAGGTGCGACGCTCTCACTCGACCCCGAACTGGGGCCGAATCAGGAGGACGGAACGCTCGAAATAGACATCAAACCACCCGCTGGGAGCGAGTTTGCGGACAAGCGAGCGAACACGCAAATACTGGTCGTTGCCGACTAA
- a CDS encoding ATP-binding protein produces MTDVLGRTGDGGVSGALGTYRARDGSAGAPVRIDLDGPHAALVVGKRGYGKSYTLGVLVEELARADGVSPVVADPMGAFRMFADVPGFSVIEEPRVSANALSPRAWCELLGLDHESAVGSLVWQAAAKTETLAAMDEYVWNADVARATRRAARNHLVLADSWDVFSPDGLTAADRQSAATILDCSGYDAAPMNAVVRAVAEDLYRARVTESVATLPWLVVDEAHAFFDGIAGPALRTIVTRGRRPGVSFVAATQRPAALPDVAVSQSDLLVSHRLTSRADREALARARPTYMHGSFADRMPETPGSALVVDDATESVHAVQVRTRRVEHGGGSPSASELADG; encoded by the coding sequence ATGACGGACGTTCTGGGTCGGACGGGCGACGGCGGCGTTTCGGGTGCACTCGGAACCTACCGGGCACGCGACGGCAGCGCGGGTGCACCTGTTCGAATCGATTTGGACGGCCCGCACGCCGCGTTGGTGGTTGGCAAACGCGGCTACGGGAAATCCTACACTCTCGGCGTGCTGGTCGAAGAACTCGCACGCGCGGACGGCGTTTCTCCCGTCGTCGCCGACCCGATGGGCGCGTTTCGGATGTTCGCGGACGTTCCGGGATTCTCGGTTATCGAGGAGCCGCGCGTCTCCGCGAACGCGCTTTCGCCGCGAGCGTGGTGCGAACTCCTCGGTCTCGACCACGAGAGTGCCGTCGGGTCGCTGGTGTGGCAGGCGGCCGCGAAGACGGAAACGCTCGCGGCGATGGACGAGTACGTCTGGAACGCCGACGTGGCGCGGGCGACCCGCCGGGCGGCCCGAAATCACCTCGTACTCGCGGATTCGTGGGACGTGTTTTCCCCCGACGGACTCACCGCCGCGGACAGGCAGTCCGCGGCGACGATACTGGACTGTTCGGGCTACGACGCCGCACCGATGAACGCCGTCGTTCGGGCGGTTGCGGAAGACCTGTATCGCGCTCGGGTCACGGAATCCGTGGCGACGCTTCCGTGGCTCGTCGTGGACGAAGCGCACGCCTTCTTCGACGGAATCGCCGGACCGGCGCTTCGAACCATCGTGACGCGCGGACGGCGGCCGGGCGTCAGTTTCGTCGCCGCAACACAGCGCCCGGCCGCTCTCCCCGACGTGGCGGTTTCACAGTCCGACCTACTCGTTTCCCACCGTCTGACCTCGCGGGCCGACCGTGAAGCCCTCGCCCGCGCTCGCCCGACGTACATGCACGGGTCGTTCGCCGACCGAATGCCCGAGACGCCCGGTTCGGCGCTGGTCGTTGACGACGCGACCGAAAGCGTCCACGCGGTGCAGGTTCGAACGCGGCGCGTCGAACACGGCGGCGGCAGTCCGAGCGCGAGCGAACTGGCAGACGGGTGA
- a CDS encoding CrcB family protein: MGSKHPLHTIEVLLLIGVGGFAGSNLRYFVSLVEPGLTGTLIANVAGCFALGFILYEAIYMGYLADQTHFVVGTGFLSSFTTYSTFAVQTTQAASPLWMVGNVVANYGLGFLGVMLGRSLARFVNGGVSE, translated from the coding sequence ATGGGAAGCAAACATCCACTCCACACGATAGAAGTCCTGCTGCTAATCGGCGTCGGCGGATTCGCGGGGTCGAACCTCCGGTACTTCGTCAGCCTCGTCGAACCCGGGTTGACGGGGACGCTCATCGCCAACGTCGCGGGTTGTTTCGCGCTCGGCTTCATCCTGTACGAAGCCATCTACATGGGCTACCTCGCCGACCAAACGCACTTCGTCGTCGGCACAGGATTCCTCTCCTCGTTTACGACGTACAGCACGTTCGCCGTTCAGACGACGCAGGCGGCGTCGCCGCTGTGGATGGTCGGAAACGTCGTGGCCAACTACGGCCTCGGGTTTCTGGGCGTCATGCTCGGCCGCTCGCTCGCCCGCTTCGTCAACGGGGGAGTGAGCGAATGA
- the crcB gene encoding fluoride efflux transporter CrcB, whose translation MTSLDPAHIVGTGGAIGALCRHFVSERVDADEFPIGTFTVNVAGSFVLGLLTFLSIDNQLALLLGTGACGSFTTFSSFSFETFRLWETGERLRATVNAFGNLAGAGIAIAVAWGVVQLLG comes from the coding sequence ATGACCTCGCTCGACCCCGCGCACATCGTCGGGACCGGTGGCGCAATCGGGGCGCTCTGTCGCCATTTCGTCAGCGAACGGGTCGATGCCGACGAATTCCCAATCGGGACGTTCACGGTGAACGTCGCGGGGAGTTTCGTCCTCGGACTCCTCACGTTCCTCTCCATCGACAACCAACTGGCGCTGCTGCTCGGGACCGGCGCGTGCGGGTCGTTTACGACCTTCTCGTCGTTCTCCTTCGAGACCTTCCGGTTGTGGGAGACCGGCGAACGGTTGCGCGCGACCGTCAACGCCTTCGGCAACCTCGCCGGTGCCGGAATCGCCATCGCGGTGGCGTGGGGCGTCGTCCAACTCCTCGGCTAG
- a CDS encoding universal stress protein — MYGEILVPTDGSPEIEDAIAEALDLAASTGGRIHAVSVVDTREYSTLSDAKWLTIERDRTERGESAIADVRKRADERGVPVETELLRGIPHEEILDYADENGIEVVVMGTHGRSGVEHFLNGSVTEKVIRNSTLPILVVRVTA; from the coding sequence ATGTACGGCGAGATACTCGTTCCGACCGATGGCAGTCCCGAAATCGAAGACGCCATCGCGGAGGCGCTCGACCTCGCGGCGTCCACGGGCGGGCGGATACACGCGGTGTCCGTCGTCGATACGCGCGAGTACAGCACCTTGTCGGATGCCAAGTGGCTCACCATCGAACGCGACCGAACCGAACGAGGCGAGAGCGCGATTGCGGACGTTCGAAAGCGGGCGGACGAACGGGGCGTTCCGGTCGAAACCGAACTCCTGCGAGGGATTCCTCACGAGGAAATCCTCGACTACGCAGACGAGAACGGCATCGAAGTCGTGGTGATGGGAACGCACGGCCGAAGCGGGGTCGAACACTTCCTGAACGGAAGCGTCACCGAGAAGGTCATCCGCAATTCGACCCTGCCGATACTGGTCGTTCGCGTGACGGCGTGA
- a CDS encoding efflux RND transporter permease subunit: MVDYQRVIDWLDVWIADRSKRVILVFLVLTVVLGTGLVRVSTESGTSQFTEDSPAQEAFDAVNREFTPPFAAENGSTQLIQTGRNVLSKPELLAMLKAQYRLERRTEFRVSSTTSAARIVAGTLNPNATTLEAQIRTVRRATPTEVETAVRRAATNPGFRALLSKDFNRRSASASATIGIVEHEIPRGLAQQAGAESSGDDPLTRIQVRSESVVGSVDSDIRVFGSGIISSELSNVTFDSLIIVTPAAAVLILVFLLFAYRDPLDLLLGVVSLVMTIIWTLGFMGWIGIPFTQLLVAVPPLLLAVGIDYGIHAINRYREERVTGLDISPSMRRTTDQLLVAFFIVTGTTTLGFASNLTSRLQPIREFGLVAAIGIVVTALIFGIFLPAAKVTADRFRDRVGLPVFGLRPLGEEGSALGRLLQGSVTLARRGAPVVLAAALVLTVVSGYYATGIDTSFSNEDFLPPEQTPSYLQSLPEPFAPGTYTVTETTNFLDEKFAAVQGDTVTIYVQGPLREDYALESIQHANRNPPKSFAQADRRAESESIITVIQNYSRQSDEFRQLVERNDIDGDGVPDDNLGQIYDRLLSSPARGQALQYITEDQRSTQVVYTMKSGASQNAITRDAQQVADRYRLDATATGETVVFQSIAAIIFASALRSLATALLATAIFLAFVYRVLVGRAAFGVINLFPIVVAVSLLAGTMRLLGIPFNALTATVLAIALGLGTDYSAHVVHRFTDEFEHETDVFAALTRTVRGTGGALTGSMLTTVAGTGVLVLAITPVLGQFGLVTALSIFYSYLTAVLLTPSVIVVWERYFE; this comes from the coding sequence ATGGTGGACTATCAACGCGTCATCGATTGGCTCGACGTGTGGATAGCCGACCGATCGAAGAGGGTGATACTCGTCTTTCTCGTGCTGACGGTCGTCCTCGGTACCGGGCTCGTTCGCGTTTCGACCGAATCCGGGACGAGCCAGTTCACCGAGGACAGCCCGGCACAGGAGGCGTTCGACGCCGTAAACCGCGAGTTCACGCCGCCGTTCGCGGCGGAGAACGGGAGCACCCAGCTCATCCAGACCGGACGGAACGTGCTCTCGAAACCCGAACTGCTGGCGATGTTGAAGGCGCAGTATCGCCTCGAACGCCGCACCGAATTCCGCGTTTCCTCGACGACGAGCGCGGCGAGAATCGTCGCCGGGACGCTCAACCCGAACGCGACGACGCTCGAAGCGCAGATTCGAACTGTGCGGCGTGCGACCCCGACCGAGGTCGAAACCGCGGTTCGGCGGGCGGCGACGAACCCCGGCTTCCGCGCCCTGTTGAGCAAGGATTTCAACCGTCGGTCGGCTTCCGCGTCGGCGACCATCGGCATCGTCGAGCACGAGATTCCGCGCGGGTTGGCACAGCAGGCGGGTGCCGAATCGAGCGGCGACGACCCGCTGACCCGGATTCAGGTTCGGTCCGAATCGGTCGTCGGAAGCGTCGATAGCGACATTCGGGTGTTCGGGAGCGGCATCATCTCGTCGGAACTATCGAACGTCACCTTCGACTCGCTCATCATCGTCACACCCGCCGCCGCGGTGCTGATACTCGTCTTTCTCCTCTTCGCCTACCGCGACCCGCTCGACCTCCTCCTGGGCGTTGTCTCGCTGGTGATGACCATCATCTGGACGTTGGGGTTCATGGGGTGGATCGGCATTCCGTTCACGCAACTGCTCGTCGCCGTGCCGCCCCTGCTCCTCGCGGTCGGTATCGACTACGGTATCCACGCCATCAACCGCTACCGGGAAGAACGCGTCACCGGGTTGGACATCAGCCCTTCGATGCGTCGGACGACCGACCAGCTGCTCGTCGCGTTCTTCATCGTCACGGGAACAACCACGTTGGGCTTCGCGTCGAACCTGACGAGTCGCCTCCAACCGATTCGCGAGTTCGGGTTGGTCGCTGCGATTGGCATCGTGGTCACGGCCCTCATCTTCGGCATCTTCCTCCCCGCGGCAAAGGTCACGGCTGACCGGTTCCGGGACCGTGTCGGGCTTCCCGTGTTCGGGCTTCGACCGCTCGGCGAGGAGGGGTCCGCCTTGGGACGACTCCTGCAGGGGAGCGTCACGCTCGCCCGCCGGGGCGCGCCGGTCGTTCTCGCCGCCGCGCTCGTCCTGACGGTCGTTTCGGGCTACTACGCGACCGGCATCGACACGTCGTTTTCGAACGAGGATTTCCTTCCGCCGGAGCAGACGCCGAGCTATCTCCAATCGCTTCCCGAACCGTTCGCGCCGGGAACGTACACCGTCACCGAGACGACGAACTTCCTCGACGAGAAGTTCGCCGCCGTACAGGGGGATACAGTGACGATATACGTGCAGGGGCCGCTCCGCGAGGATTACGCGCTCGAATCGATTCAGCACGCCAACCGAAATCCGCCGAAGTCCTTCGCTCAAGCGGACAGACGGGCGGAGTCCGAAAGCATCATCACCGTCATCCAAAATTACAGCCGTCAGTCGGACGAGTTCCGACAACTCGTCGAACGAAACGACATCGACGGCGACGGCGTTCCCGACGATAACCTCGGACAGATTTACGACCGGTTGCTCTCGTCCCCCGCTCGCGGGCAGGCACTCCAGTACATCACGGAGGATCAGCGGAGTACACAGGTCGTCTACACGATGAAAAGCGGCGCGTCGCAGAACGCCATCACCCGCGACGCCCAGCAGGTGGCCGACCGCTACCGTCTCGACGCGACTGCCACCGGCGAAACGGTCGTCTTCCAGTCCATCGCGGCCATCATCTTCGCGTCCGCGCTTCGAAGCCTCGCCACTGCACTCCTCGCCACGGCCATCTTTCTCGCGTTCGTCTATCGCGTCCTCGTCGGCCGGGCCGCGTTCGGCGTCATCAACCTCTTTCCAATCGTCGTCGCGGTCTCACTCCTCGCCGGGACGATGCGGTTACTCGGCATCCCGTTCAACGCGCTGACGGCGACAGTGCTCGCCATCGCGCTCGGGCTCGGGACCGACTACTCCGCCCACGTCGTTCACCGATTCACCGACGAATTCGAACACGAGACGGACGTGTTCGCCGCCCTTACGCGCACCGTCCGCGGAACCGGGGGCGCGCTAACCGGCAGCATGCTCACCACGGTCGCCGGGACGGGCGTCCTCGTCCTCGCCATCACCCCCGTTCTCGGCCAGTTCGGACTCGTGACCGCCCTGAGCATCTTTTACTCGTATCTCACGGCGGTCCTGTTGACCCCCTCCGTCATCGTCGTGTGGGAGCGGTATTTCGAGTAA
- a CDS encoding COG1361 S-layer family protein, protein MNGRAVISIGLLLLVVHGGLWMGTANPTSGAAIEQEAQAPTGQFRIVSVASNVPINGTGNLSITFENTGEDVSNASISVRSPNESVRFGPSQTARKQVGNWAAGERRTVKYSLLAEEFAEVENYPFEANISFTAGDGSQRRAGPYTFGVQPSERIRLERFEVTSISSNVQAGDTGVISVTVENTGRDVNDAIVSLRSANEQLTLGRSPNASQFVNEWSSNERQTFQYRVTAKNDTVGGSYPFSLSISYREEGTRNQTEPHLIGIIPDPEQSFSFDTVTSTLRVGQEGTVSGTVTNEGPQRAPNAVLVLTSQGENLSPKETEYALGSLDAGESTPFEYRIDVSDSADRGPRQLSFVVRYQNQDGDPRQSNPLDARVPVGPRRDEFRIDAKRASVEAGSTATVSLVVTNNDDRTVRNIDAQAFVDSPLTINDNGAFIEKLEPNESATIRFDVSADGGTLPNAYPMSVDFQYDTPDGETKLTDTYEVPIRVTAPRQEGVLSFSSGTGGLVAIVVLAVLLVLVAVFVIRRR, encoded by the coding sequence ATGAACGGTCGAGCCGTCATTTCGATAGGACTCCTGCTGCTGGTCGTCCACGGGGGACTGTGGATGGGAACCGCAAATCCGACGAGCGGGGCGGCTATCGAACAGGAAGCACAGGCACCGACGGGTCAATTCAGAATCGTATCGGTCGCCTCGAACGTACCGATAAACGGGACCGGGAACCTCTCCATCACGTTCGAGAACACCGGGGAGGACGTTTCGAACGCGAGCATCTCGGTTCGGTCACCGAACGAGAGCGTTCGGTTCGGACCATCACAGACCGCCCGAAAGCAGGTCGGAAACTGGGCGGCGGGCGAGCGACGGACGGTGAAATACAGCCTCCTCGCGGAGGAGTTCGCCGAAGTCGAGAACTACCCGTTCGAGGCGAACATCTCGTTCACGGCGGGGGACGGCTCACAGAGGCGGGCGGGACCGTACACGTTCGGCGTACAACCGAGCGAGCGGATTCGACTGGAGCGGTTCGAGGTGACGTCCATCTCCTCGAACGTGCAGGCGGGCGATACGGGAGTGATATCGGTGACCGTGGAGAACACGGGGCGGGACGTGAACGACGCCATCGTGTCGCTTCGGTCCGCGAACGAGCAACTCACGCTCGGCCGGTCGCCCAACGCCAGCCAGTTCGTGAACGAGTGGTCGTCGAACGAACGGCAGACGTTCCAGTATCGGGTGACGGCGAAGAACGATACGGTCGGCGGGAGCTACCCGTTCAGCCTCTCGATTTCGTACCGGGAGGAGGGGACCAGGAATCAGACGGAGCCGCATCTCATCGGCATCATTCCCGACCCGGAGCAGTCGTTCTCGTTCGATACCGTGACCAGCACGTTGCGCGTGGGACAGGAGGGAACCGTGTCCGGGACCGTGACCAACGAGGGACCACAGCGCGCGCCCAACGCCGTCCTCGTCCTCACGTCGCAGGGGGAGAACCTCTCGCCGAAGGAGACGGAGTACGCGCTCGGGTCGCTCGATGCGGGCGAATCGACGCCGTTCGAGTACCGAATCGACGTGAGCGACAGCGCCGACCGCGGCCCGCGACAGCTTTCGTTCGTCGTTCGATATCAGAATCAGGACGGCGACCCGCGACAGAGCAATCCGCTCGACGCGCGGGTTCCGGTCGGCCCGCGACGGGACGAGTTCCGAATCGACGCGAAACGCGCCTCGGTCGAGGCGGGATCGACGGCGACGGTTTCGCTCGTCGTCACGAACAACGACGACCGAACGGTGCGGAACATCGACGCGCAGGCGTTCGTGGACAGTCCGTTGACCATCAACGACAACGGTGCGTTCATCGAGAAACTGGAACCGAACGAATCGGCGACCATCAGGTTCGACGTGAGCGCCGACGGGGGGACGCTCCCGAACGCGTATCCGATGTCGGTGGACTTCCAGTACGACACGCCGGACGGGGAGACGAAACTCACCGACACGTACGAGGTTCCGATTCGGGTGACGGCCCCGAGGCAGGAGGGTGTGCTGTCGTTTTCGAGCGGAACCGGGGGACTCGTCGCCATCGTCGTGCTTGCCGTCCTGCTCGTCCTCGTCGCCGTCTTCGTCATTCGACGGCGGTGA